One window from the genome of Mucilaginibacter ginsenosidivorans encodes:
- a CDS encoding SusC/RagA family TonB-linked outer membrane protein yields the protein MIQILKEKFLVERRFYQRSLLKPSVLTLFFVAILIVQTRASGIAGERVPADLKRPAVSAGTIIKGVVLDESNAPVPGATVAIKKLGVAGTTDVNGRFQLNVPPGEYDLYVSYIGMKPVTKHIIVGDSTPADIVIVLPAAVGVLNEVVVVGYGSQSKRNVTGSIVSVKGEDLKNLPVSNPADALQGRASGVDIVRNDGAPGGTPSIRIRGTGTINNADPLVIIDGVPAGGLNDVNANDIATIDILKDASASAIYGSRAANGVVIITTKKGNFNEKLKTSVNLYAGENSPVKFIKMLTAPELAKLKIESYTNDDLTPPTIWGNPYYSVQRTDWQRALMGTGHVQNADFAVRGGSASSVYSFSGNFYNETGMIPNSLFTRYNFRINSEHKVTSRIKVGENILYSNSNSTSPDTRSTQAGLVWSAIRFNPAIPVMNPDGSYGSSQADNQLGDINNPVATARLTDAYNKVNRLLANGYAEVEIVEGLKIKANYAYDSNYSDYYNFQVPMPDQTRGPSIASLNQGYSKGSSLLEEYFLTYNKIFNNVHEVTLTGGYSAQLIKGNYVNASRSGFTDIDPDQRVLNLGNSANNSGNNNPTEGLQSYFVRGNYAYNNKYLLTVTMRADGSSKFAPGKQWGYFPAFSAGWRISDENFYGDGLKNIFNSLKLTGGWGQLGNQNIGNFQYLSTLGYATNYGYALGTGTVLQSGAFITGLANPNITWERASETNIALEFSALKDHLTGSVTYFNKNTTDMLIPYQLVETFGAQTNLPDDPGNITLPNQNIGEMNNHGIEIDLNYHNNSGKLKYSFGANASFLKNKVTKLYGQSDYIGSTSYGRENVDISRTYEGQPIASFYGFKTNGLYQTQADIDNDPNIKNDPNKGNIKPGDVRFLDLNGDGVVDDKDRTNLGNPNPKVVFGFHGSLAYKNFDFAFNFAGEAGFKLYNADRLAGLDATQVFNWYAEQEGRWHGQGTSNTIPRLSNSNLNNNYRSSDMWVENGTYLALKSVSLGYTFAKKSIAGVQLPDIRVYVSSYNVFTITGYKGYTPELGYTSSGNNPANSQKGVDVAQYPSARNVTFGVTANF from the coding sequence ATGATTCAAATTTTAAAAGAAAAATTCCTTGTTGAGAGAAGATTTTATCAAAGATCTTTATTAAAGCCGAGTGTGCTTACTCTCTTTTTTGTCGCGATTTTGATCGTGCAAACAAGGGCATCCGGGATCGCCGGGGAACGGGTTCCGGCAGATCTGAAGCGTCCTGCGGTATCCGCCGGAACGATCATCAAAGGCGTAGTGCTCGATGAAAGCAACGCCCCGGTTCCGGGCGCTACCGTCGCCATTAAAAAGCTAGGCGTAGCGGGAACTACCGATGTTAACGGCAGGTTTCAACTGAACGTGCCGCCGGGCGAATATGACCTGTACGTATCGTACATAGGCATGAAACCGGTTACCAAACACATCATCGTAGGCGACAGCACGCCGGCCGACATCGTTATTGTTCTTCCCGCTGCAGTGGGCGTCCTGAACGAAGTTGTCGTTGTCGGTTACGGCTCGCAGTCAAAGCGTAATGTTACCGGCTCTATTGTCAGCGTAAAAGGCGAAGACCTGAAAAACCTGCCGGTGAGTAACCCTGCCGATGCTTTACAGGGCCGCGCTTCCGGCGTGGATATTGTCAGGAATGACGGAGCGCCAGGCGGTACCCCAAGTATCCGTATCAGGGGAACCGGTACGATCAATAATGCTGACCCGCTTGTGATCATTGATGGCGTACCCGCAGGAGGGTTAAATGATGTGAATGCCAACGATATCGCTACCATCGATATCTTGAAGGACGCGTCTGCATCTGCTATCTATGGTTCGAGAGCGGCTAACGGCGTGGTTATCATAACAACGAAAAAAGGAAACTTTAATGAAAAGCTGAAAACCAGTGTGAACCTTTATGCGGGTGAAAACAGCCCTGTAAAATTCATCAAGATGCTGACGGCGCCTGAATTGGCGAAACTTAAGATCGAATCGTATACCAATGATGATCTGACCCCGCCGACAATTTGGGGTAACCCTTATTACTCCGTTCAGCGGACCGACTGGCAACGCGCACTTATGGGTACCGGTCATGTGCAAAATGCTGATTTTGCCGTGAGGGGAGGCAGCGCAAGTTCAGTTTACAGCTTTTCGGGTAACTTCTATAACGAAACAGGGATGATCCCAAACTCGTTGTTTACACGATATAATTTCAGGATCAACTCCGAACATAAGGTTACCTCGAGAATAAAAGTCGGCGAGAATATACTTTATTCAAATTCCAACAGTACATCGCCCGACACCAGATCGACCCAGGCAGGATTAGTTTGGAGCGCCATTCGTTTCAACCCGGCCATACCGGTCATGAATCCCGATGGCTCATACGGTTCGTCCCAGGCAGATAACCAGCTCGGCGACATCAATAACCCTGTTGCAACGGCACGGCTGACCGATGCCTACAACAAAGTGAACAGGCTGCTCGCCAACGGTTATGCCGAAGTTGAAATAGTAGAAGGATTAAAAATAAAAGCTAATTATGCCTATGATAGTAATTACTCAGACTATTATAATTTCCAGGTACCAATGCCCGATCAAACCCGCGGGCCTTCCATTGCGTCCCTTAACCAGGGGTACAGCAAAGGCTCGTCCCTTTTGGAGGAGTATTTCCTGACTTACAATAAAATATTCAACAATGTGCACGAAGTAACACTTACAGGGGGGTATTCTGCACAGTTGATCAAGGGGAATTATGTAAACGCTTCACGTTCGGGCTTTACAGATATTGACCCAGATCAGCGTGTGTTGAACCTGGGCAATAGCGCCAACAATAGCGGCAACAATAACCCAACCGAAGGCTTGCAGTCGTATTTTGTAAGGGGCAATTACGCTTACAACAACAAATACCTGCTGACAGTAACCATGCGTGCCGACGGTTCGAGCAAATTTGCACCGGGTAAACAATGGGGCTATTTCCCTGCGTTTTCTGCCGGCTGGCGTATCTCTGACGAGAACTTTTATGGCGATGGCCTGAAAAACATCTTCAACTCCTTAAAACTTACCGGCGGCTGGGGGCAGTTAGGGAATCAAAACATCGGCAATTTTCAATATTTAAGCACGCTGGGCTATGCCACTAACTATGGATATGCCCTGGGCACAGGTACGGTTTTACAAAGCGGTGCGTTTATAACGGGGTTGGCTAATCCTAACATAACCTGGGAAAGGGCCAGCGAGACTAACATCGCGTTAGAGTTTTCCGCTTTGAAGGATCACCTAACTGGATCGGTCACCTATTTTAACAAGAACACCACCGACATGCTGATCCCGTACCAGCTTGTTGAAACTTTCGGCGCTCAAACCAACCTGCCCGATGATCCCGGAAACATCACTTTGCCAAATCAAAACATTGGTGAAATGAATAATCATGGTATCGAGATAGATCTGAACTATCACAACAACTCCGGGAAATTAAAATACTCGTTCGGCGCAAATGCATCCTTCCTGAAAAATAAGGTGACCAAACTTTACGGGCAGTCAGATTATATCGGGTCCACGTCGTACGGCAGGGAGAACGTTGATATTTCCCGCACTTACGAGGGGCAGCCCATCGCATCGTTCTATGGGTTTAAAACCAATGGTCTTTATCAAACTCAGGCAGACATAGACAATGATCCCAATATCAAGAACGACCCGAACAAGGGTAACATCAAACCGGGCGATGTAAGGTTTTTGGACCTGAACGGTGACGGCGTTGTAGATGATAAGGATCGTACCAATCTCGGCAATCCTAATCCCAAGGTTGTATTCGGCTTTCATGGCTCGCTGGCCTACAAGAATTTTGATTTTGCCTTCAACTTTGCCGGCGAAGCGGGTTTTAAATTATATAATGCCGACCGCCTTGCAGGTTTGGACGCAACCCAGGTTTTCAACTGGTATGCAGAACAGGAGGGAAGATGGCATGGGCAGGGCACCAGTAATACTATCCCGCGGCTGTCCAATTCAAATTTGAATAATAACTACCGCTCATCAGATATGTGGGTTGAAAACGGGACCTATTTAGCTTTAAAGAGCGTTTCACTCGGGTATACCTTCGCCAAAAAGAGCATAGCTGGCGTACAGTTGCCTGATATACGGGTATATGTTAGTTCATATAATGTTTTCACGATCACGGGGTATAAAGGTTATACACCTGAATTGGGCTACACGAGTTCGGGCAATAACCCGGCAAACTCGCAAAAGGGGGTTGACGTTGCCCAGTACCCAAGCGCCCGAAACGTAACCTTTGGAGTGACAGCTAATTTTTAA
- a CDS encoding RagB/SusD family nutrient uptake outer membrane protein, whose product MESCIKKPLDQKPTGSYTTATYWRNQNDVIANVLGIYNVLYVEDWVGHALYTYDDQSDDIYVAGDHSDFQAVGNLNADPSLQVIYYTWPFAYEQIGRANNAIFYIPKVPVMDDAIRSRSMGEAYFLRAYAYFLLSQIYGEVPIITEANVQASNYNVPKATLDQVRAQVESDLLKAINLLPETYDAADKGRVSKGAAEGLLSKLYLFEDDFAKSIQYGTAVINDANYSLAPNYDDNFTPGIQQTTSNELLFAVWNQNSEISGSLQSPMAIYFSPRPWQGWGFHHPTQNFVDEFETGDKREKTTVLAVGDSIPYQTNLSVISPEDAVQMFTGKAGQSTGRMLPSMSTTGYYIRKYTAYMPSGDGNLNFDLKQPLLRTAEIYLIVAEAKIRQSGAGSGDAEINAVRVRAGLEPVAGAGMKQLIHEKRVELGGENVRWQDLLRWDKDQIVNLDTIVGKPKKASPLPPYNGAVIVPARTFQRPKDYFMPIPQKIIDESKGVIKQNPNY is encoded by the coding sequence ATGGAAAGCTGTATTAAAAAGCCCCTCGACCAAAAACCGACGGGCTCGTACACTACGGCAACCTATTGGCGTAACCAAAATGATGTTATTGCCAATGTTTTGGGCATATATAATGTCCTTTACGTCGAAGACTGGGTGGGCCACGCGTTATATACGTACGACGACCAGTCTGATGATATTTATGTGGCGGGCGACCACTCCGACTTCCAGGCAGTTGGAAACCTGAACGCCGACCCATCTTTGCAGGTGATCTATTACACATGGCCTTTCGCTTACGAACAGATCGGCAGGGCAAATAATGCTATATTTTATATCCCAAAAGTTCCGGTTATGGATGATGCCATCCGCAGCCGGTCGATGGGCGAAGCGTATTTTCTGAGGGCGTACGCATATTTTTTACTGAGCCAGATATATGGCGAGGTGCCGATAATAACAGAAGCGAATGTCCAGGCCAGCAACTACAATGTTCCGAAAGCAACATTGGACCAGGTAAGAGCACAGGTTGAGTCGGATCTTTTGAAAGCGATAAACCTGCTCCCCGAAACCTATGACGCTGCAGATAAAGGGCGGGTAAGTAAAGGCGCAGCCGAAGGACTGCTGAGTAAATTGTACCTGTTTGAAGATGATTTTGCCAAATCTATTCAATATGGTACCGCGGTAATTAATGATGCCAATTATTCACTGGCGCCTAATTATGACGATAACTTTACCCCGGGTATCCAGCAAACAACGAGCAACGAATTGCTTTTTGCCGTGTGGAACCAAAACAGCGAAATTTCGGGCTCATTACAATCGCCTATGGCTATCTATTTCTCTCCGCGGCCATGGCAGGGATGGGGCTTTCATCACCCTACACAAAACTTTGTAGATGAATTTGAAACCGGTGATAAGCGGGAAAAAACCACTGTTTTAGCAGTGGGCGATTCTATCCCTTATCAAACCAACCTATCGGTTATATCGCCTGAAGACGCTGTACAGATGTTTACGGGCAAAGCGGGGCAATCAACGGGCAGGATGCTGCCAAGTATGTCTACCACAGGTTACTATATCCGGAAATATACGGCCTATATGCCAAGCGGCGACGGCAACCTGAATTTTGACCTGAAACAACCCCTGCTAAGAACGGCCGAGATATACCTGATTGTTGCCGAGGCAAAGATCAGGCAATCAGGCGCAGGCAGCGGCGACGCGGAAATTAATGCCGTGAGAGTAAGAGCCGGTCTTGAGCCGGTAGCCGGAGCCGGCATGAAGCAACTCATCCATGAAAAAAGAGTGGAATTAGGCGGCGAAAATGTACGCTGGCAGGATTTGCTGCGCTGGGATAAAGACCAGATAGTAAATCTTGATACCATTGTAGGTAAGCCAAAGAAAGCGTCGCCGCTGCCGCCTTATAACGGCGCCGTTATTGTACCGGCGAGGACCTTCCAAAGGCCAAAGGATTACTTTATGCCAATACCGCAGAAGATAATTGATGAAAGTAAAGGAGTTATCAAGCAAAACCCTAATTATTAA
- a CDS encoding inositol oxygenase family protein, with the protein MKNQNQDEMSPMSSLEDWDNDVLKRYPEPGKPAKSKEEYRNYDSPEIDGVREFYRLNHKYQTYDNVLAKKANFLQFDKKEMPWWSAMEYLNTLIDDSDPDTQLDQLQHLLQTAEAIRADGYPDWFILTGFIHDLGKVLCLFGEPQWNVVGDSFPVGCKFSDKIVYPEFFAANPDIHDERFNTQYGVYSHQCGLDNVHMSWGHDEYLYHLVKDYLPEPALYMIRYHSFYSQHREHAYDHLLNGHDQEMFKWVDKFNPYDLYSKSPVAPVVSELKPYYEDLIAKYLPSTVKL; encoded by the coding sequence ATGAAAAATCAAAATCAAGATGAGATGTCGCCCATGTCGTCACTTGAAGATTGGGACAACGATGTATTGAAAAGATACCCCGAACCTGGCAAGCCGGCAAAAAGCAAGGAGGAGTACAGGAATTACGACAGCCCGGAAATAGACGGCGTACGCGAGTTTTATCGTCTTAACCACAAATACCAAACCTATGATAATGTACTGGCCAAAAAAGCGAACTTTTTGCAATTCGATAAAAAAGAAATGCCGTGGTGGTCGGCTATGGAATACCTGAATACCCTGATAGATGATTCAGACCCCGATACCCAGCTCGATCAGTTACAGCATTTGCTGCAAACTGCCGAAGCCATCAGGGCCGACGGTTACCCCGACTGGTTTATACTTACCGGTTTCATACACGATCTCGGAAAAGTGCTTTGCCTTTTTGGCGAACCGCAATGGAATGTGGTAGGGGATTCGTTCCCGGTGGGCTGCAAGTTTTCAGACAAGATTGTTTATCCTGAATTTTTTGCGGCTAATCCTGATATTCATGACGAGCGTTTTAACACGCAATATGGGGTTTATTCGCACCAGTGTGGTTTGGACAATGTGCATATGTCGTGGGGGCACGATGAGTACCTGTACCATTTGGTTAAAGATTACCTTCCCGAGCCCGCTTTGTATATGATCCGTTACCACTCCTTTTATTCGCAGCACCGCGAACACGCTTATGACCACCTACTAAATGGCCATGACCAGGAGATGTTTAAATGGGTAGATAAATTCAACCCGTATGATCTTTATTCAAAAAGCCCCGTTGCGCCGGTAGTATCTGAGCTGAAGCCGTATTACGAGGACCTGATCGCCAAATACCTGCCTTCAACGGTTAAATTATAA
- a CDS encoding alpha-N-acetylglucosaminidase, with amino-acid sequence MKKHLFTLIILSLSCYSYGQVSQADSKAFIERVIPGRSGSFLIESIPQENGKDVFELDGKAGKIILRGNNGLSIASALSFYLKHYCFCDIGWNGTNLDLPVNLPPVTKRIHKNTPYKYRYYLNYCTFNYSMSWWDWDRWQKEIDWMALNGINMPLAITGEEAIWQGVYKSMGFTGKQLDDFFCGPAYFSWFWMGNLDAWGGPLPQHWMDTHKTLQKKILERERSFGMTPVLSSFTGHVPPSFKDRFPSAKVKKTNWGAGFPDVYILDPEDPMFETVGKKYIEAQTAEFGTDHLYSADTFNENDPPTNDSTYLDKMSKKVFHSMTVADPKAVWVMQGWMFHYNSKFWQQQQIKALLNAVPDDQMIILDLYSESHPVWNRTEAYYGKPWIWSMLQNFGGNISLFGRMRHVAADPAIALHDPESKNMTGIGVTPEGIEQNPALFELMLENVWRDTPIDADAWAKDYARRRYGKPNQSADEAWHILLNTVYSSGLTEGGPESIIVARPTLKKSVDRVLTKLDYDPEQLFKAWYLLVHASDSLKQSDGFQYDLVDVTRQVLANYASPLQQKLAVAYNNRDGVLSKKYSAAFLELMDDMDDLLSTRKDFLLGKWINEARANGITEQEKNLYEFNARDIVTLWGDKESGLSEYSNRQWAGLIKGYYKQRWAMFFKQMDKALAAGVSFDAKEFDKQVKDWEWKWVNTHDDTYPDVIKGNAVSKSKQLFEKYHSIIQQSF; translated from the coding sequence ATGAAAAAACACCTGTTTACTCTGATTATTCTTTCGTTAAGTTGTTATTCTTACGGCCAGGTCAGCCAGGCCGATTCAAAGGCATTTATCGAACGGGTGATCCCGGGCCGGTCAGGTTCGTTTTTAATAGAAAGCATCCCGCAGGAAAACGGCAAAGACGTTTTCGAACTGGATGGAAAAGCTGGAAAAATTATATTGCGGGGCAATAACGGGTTGTCCATTGCCTCGGCATTGAGTTTTTATCTTAAACACTATTGCTTTTGCGATATAGGCTGGAATGGTACCAACCTGGACTTGCCGGTTAACCTGCCGCCCGTTACAAAAAGGATACATAAAAATACCCCTTACAAATACCGCTATTATCTTAATTACTGCACATTCAATTACTCCATGTCGTGGTGGGATTGGGACCGCTGGCAAAAGGAGATAGACTGGATGGCGTTAAATGGTATCAATATGCCGCTGGCTATCACCGGCGAAGAAGCCATTTGGCAGGGCGTTTACAAAAGCATGGGATTTACCGGCAAACAGCTGGATGATTTTTTTTGCGGACCGGCCTATTTTTCATGGTTTTGGATGGGTAACCTCGATGCGTGGGGTGGCCCTCTGCCGCAACACTGGATGGATACCCACAAGACGTTACAAAAAAAGATATTGGAACGTGAACGTTCATTTGGGATGACCCCTGTCTTATCTTCATTTACCGGGCATGTGCCGCCGTCATTTAAAGACAGGTTCCCTTCGGCGAAAGTCAAAAAAACAAATTGGGGCGCAGGGTTCCCGGATGTATATATCCTCGACCCTGAGGACCCTATGTTTGAAACGGTAGGGAAAAAATATATCGAGGCCCAAACTGCTGAATTTGGTACCGATCATTTGTATTCGGCCGACACATTTAATGAGAATGATCCGCCGACCAACGATTCGACTTACTTGGATAAAATGAGCAAAAAAGTATTCCACTCGATGACGGTAGCCGACCCTAAGGCCGTTTGGGTAATGCAGGGATGGATGTTTCATTATAACAGTAAGTTTTGGCAACAACAGCAGATAAAGGCTTTGCTCAACGCGGTGCCAGACGATCAAATGATAATTTTGGATCTCTACAGTGAATCGCACCCGGTATGGAATCGTACCGAAGCTTACTATGGCAAGCCCTGGATATGGAGCATGTTGCAGAACTTTGGCGGTAACATAAGCCTTTTTGGCCGTATGAGACACGTAGCTGCCGACCCGGCCATAGCCCTGCACGATCCGGAATCAAAAAACATGACAGGCATTGGTGTCACCCCGGAAGGGATAGAACAAAACCCGGCCCTGTTTGAATTGATGCTCGAAAATGTCTGGCGCGATACTCCCATTGATGCCGATGCCTGGGCGAAAGATTACGCTCGCAGGCGTTATGGCAAACCCAACCAATCGGCTGATGAGGCCTGGCATATTCTGTTGAATACCGTTTACAGCAGCGGACTTACCGAAGGCGGGCCCGAATCGATCATCGTCGCCAGGCCTACGTTGAAGAAATCGGTGGACAGGGTATTGACCAAACTGGATTACGACCCGGAACAATTATTTAAAGCATGGTATCTGCTGGTACACGCGTCGGATAGCCTGAAGCAAAGTGACGGTTTTCAATACGACCTTGTGGACGTAACACGGCAGGTGCTGGCAAATTATGCATCGCCTTTGCAACAAAAATTAGCCGTAGCTTACAATAACAGGGATGGGGTTCTATCCAAAAAGTATAGCGCCGCATTTTTGGAACTGATGGATGATATGGACGACCTGCTAAGTACGAGGAAAGACTTCTTATTAGGTAAATGGATCAATGAAGCGAGGGCGAATGGCATAACGGAACAGGAGAAAAACCTGTATGAATTTAATGCACGCGACATTGTGACGCTTTGGGGAGATAAAGAAAGTGGCCTGAGCGAATATTCGAACAGGCAATGGGCCGGGCTGATAAAAGGTTATTATAAACAGCGGTGGGCTATGTTCTTTAAACAAATGGATAAAGCGTTAGCCGCGGGCGTGTCCTTTGATGCAAAAGAATTTGACAAACAGGTAAAGGATTGGGAATGGAAGTGGGTTAATACACACGACGACACCTATCCGGATGTTATCAAAGGTAATGCGGTTTCGAAGTCAAAACAACTGTTCGAAAAATACCATAGTATTATTCAACAATCTTTCTAA
- a CDS encoding beta-galactosidase, which yields MYKWIYLVLLLFTPVFAARGQSSNDHIFPAARVARSGIDFDNKGFLIHGKRTFIVSAGMEYARVPHQLWYDRLLRIKRAGFNCVEIYTFWNFHEPKENQFDFTGDHDLGRFLVMVKEMGMYAIVRVGPYYCAEWNNGGYPLWLKFKKGLGVREDNKVFEYYVDRFFDKLLPIVFKNQVNRGGAVILVQLENEHTQGWGTVMPNGYFRHLQAKALSLGLEVPYFFSGLHHSSDPGGEGKPDDAKRPNPWFSTEFWSVWYSQYGPKPGDAGVYDRRTWKIIAHGGNGYNYYMAHGGSNFGYTNNDEDAASYDYGAAIGQAGDLRPIYYTFKRAAWFARSFQDILENSTDATLVYSDISRDTGLKISARTSPSGDIIFLDNSGKNPVSAKLQQSGVTIKVAPGELYPLVHNFKISSGITLEWAYTRIFAVVKQHNTATIIADCEKGMNFSMHFITGPGMMAKPRSPGIKVTGNKIDLDVAMPDSDKLLEYAFTAGSQTIRILAMNRQQTDKTWIVDSGGENYVVNGAGYLGTVRIDDRTIKVAAETPLLANDEGQVWLYTANKTLRLEKGGQQAVSQPQKLKLTKWMQSDASAPALPGFKTGNWLHSRTPLQMGADGDLTPNAWYRTKVTVPAAGNYTMQVKGGGRGQAYIDGKPAAKWKLDDGEVSLNLAKGRHTLAIFTAHDGRDKLAGYIGPIESVDNKGIFGTAFIKQGGPFITRLSNWYFARADRKEDARSGPPKFDTAFYKKYKIGDDVFNKREGYGWFETTIAQPPAGTSKITLSFRSVDENATVFINGKQVYHHDGWNDPFEVTVTDPEALKAPVRLDVFVENYSNEGGIDQPVKVNTIGNAAMVNNWAMKGGIDNSPAAEKWLALSPKRNPGPCFYRSKFTVHFSVSHTFIWRVDTKNMGHGSVWVNGHNLGRYPEKIDAPGLYIPECWLRNGPNELLIYDEDGKTPEDINVIAEPAAGRTITNLTATIK from the coding sequence ATGTATAAGTGGATTTACCTGGTACTATTGTTATTCACCCCTGTTTTTGCTGCCCGCGGTCAAAGCAGTAACGATCATATATTTCCCGCTGCCAGGGTAGCCAGGTCGGGTATCGACTTTGATAATAAGGGGTTTTTGATCCATGGTAAACGTACCTTTATCGTGTCCGCCGGGATGGAATATGCCCGTGTACCGCATCAGCTTTGGTACGACAGGCTGCTTCGCATAAAACGGGCCGGGTTCAATTGTGTTGAGATATATACTTTCTGGAACTTTCATGAGCCGAAGGAAAATCAATTTGATTTTACGGGCGACCATGACCTGGGGCGGTTCCTGGTAATGGTAAAAGAAATGGGCATGTACGCCATCGTTCGTGTAGGGCCTTACTATTGCGCCGAATGGAATAACGGTGGTTACCCGTTATGGCTCAAATTTAAAAAAGGACTGGGAGTGCGTGAGGACAACAAAGTGTTCGAATATTACGTCGACCGTTTTTTTGACAAGTTATTGCCCATTGTGTTCAAAAATCAGGTCAACCGGGGAGGGGCGGTTATTTTGGTGCAGTTGGAAAACGAGCATACGCAGGGATGGGGTACTGTTATGCCAAATGGATATTTCAGGCATTTGCAGGCCAAAGCACTGAGTTTGGGCTTGGAGGTACCTTATTTTTTTAGCGGACTGCACCATTCCAGCGACCCCGGTGGCGAGGGCAAGCCGGATGATGCAAAAAGACCAAATCCCTGGTTCAGTACCGAGTTTTGGAGTGTATGGTACTCGCAATATGGCCCGAAACCAGGTGACGCGGGTGTGTATGATCGCCGGACATGGAAGATCATAGCGCATGGCGGTAACGGCTATAATTACTATATGGCTCACGGCGGTTCCAATTTTGGTTATACCAATAACGACGAAGATGCTGCATCGTACGACTATGGAGCAGCCATAGGGCAGGCCGGGGATTTGAGGCCGATCTATTATACCTTTAAACGGGCGGCGTGGTTTGCCCGGAGTTTCCAGGATATTTTGGAAAACAGTACTGACGCGACACTTGTATACAGCGATATAAGCCGGGATACGGGCTTAAAGATAAGTGCAAGAACGAGCCCCTCGGGCGATATCATTTTCCTTGACAATTCGGGTAAAAACCCGGTTAGCGCCAAACTGCAACAAAGTGGGGTGACGATAAAGGTAGCTCCCGGCGAACTATACCCGCTGGTACATAATTTTAAGATCAGCTCCGGGATCACACTCGAGTGGGCATACACCCGGATATTTGCCGTAGTAAAACAACACAATACAGCAACCATCATAGCCGATTGTGAAAAGGGAATGAATTTCTCTATGCATTTTATTACTGGACCAGGGATGATGGCAAAGCCACGGTCGCCGGGAATAAAAGTAACCGGGAATAAGATAGATTTAGATGTGGCAATGCCTGACAGTGATAAACTGTTGGAATATGCTTTCACCGCAGGTTCGCAAACCATTCGCATATTGGCAATGAACAGGCAACAGACCGATAAAACGTGGATAGTGGATAGCGGCGGAGAAAATTATGTGGTAAACGGTGCCGGCTATTTGGGTACGGTGAGGATTGATGACAGGACGATTAAAGTCGCAGCAGAAACACCTTTATTGGCAAATGACGAGGGGCAGGTGTGGCTATATACTGCCAATAAAACATTGCGTTTGGAAAAGGGTGGCCAGCAAGCAGTTAGCCAGCCGCAAAAACTTAAATTAACGAAGTGGATGCAAAGCGATGCATCCGCTCCCGCTTTGCCAGGATTCAAGACCGGGAATTGGCTGCATAGCAGAACTCCGCTACAGATGGGCGCGGATGGCGACCTTACACCAAATGCCTGGTACAGAACGAAGGTCACCGTACCCGCTGCTGGTAACTATACCATGCAGGTAAAAGGAGGCGGACGGGGACAAGCCTATATTGACGGAAAGCCTGCTGCGAAATGGAAACTAGATGATGGAGAAGTGTCGCTTAACCTTGCAAAAGGCAGGCATACACTAGCGATTTTTACCGCTCACGACGGCAGGGATAAACTCGCCGGTTACATAGGCCCAATTGAAAGCGTCGATAATAAGGGAATTTTTGGTACGGCGTTTATTAAGCAGGGTGGCCCTTTTATCACCCGGTTGAGCAATTGGTATTTTGCCAGGGCAGATCGCAAAGAAGATGCCAGATCGGGACCGCCGAAATTTGATACAGCATTCTATAAAAAATATAAAATAGGCGATGATGTTTTTAATAAGCGTGAAGGCTACGGCTGGTTCGAAACAACTATCGCGCAGCCACCGGCCGGGACCTCAAAGATCACCTTGTCGTTCCGGAGTGTTGACGAAAATGCAACGGTTTTTATAAATGGTAAGCAGGTATATCATCATGATGGCTGGAACGACCCGTTCGAGGTAACAGTTACCGACCCGGAAGCTTTAAAGGCGCCGGTGAGACTGGATGTGTTTGTAGAGAATTATTCGAACGAGGGAGGTATCGATCAGCCGGTAAAGGTTAATACCATAGGCAATGCTGCGATGGTAAATAACTGGGCGATGAAGGGCGGCATTGACAATTCGCCGGCTGCGGAAAAATGGCTTGCCCTTTCTCCTAAACGTAATCCGGGCCCCTGCTTTTATCGTTCCAAATTTACTGTTCATTTTTCAGTCTCGCATACCTTCATCTGGCGGGTCGATACGAAGAATATGGGCCACGGTTCCGTTTGGGTAAATGGGCATAATCTTGGCCGGTATCCCGAAAAAATAGATGCTCCGGGGTTATATATCCCCGAATGCTGGCTAAGGAACGGTCCGAATGAGCTTTTGATCTATGACGAAGATGGAAAAACACCCGAAGATATAAACGTCATAGCTGAACCTGCCGCCGGACGAACAATAACGAATTTAACTGCAACTATCAAATAA